From the genome of Winogradskyella forsetii, one region includes:
- the pyrR gene encoding bifunctional pyr operon transcriptional regulator/uracil phosphoribosyltransferase PyrR: protein MSQKVLLNSKEVNITLHRLACQLIENHDDFSETVLIGIQPRGKFLADRLAQILTEEYNIKDIQLGHLDITFFRDDFRRGDKPLEANTTIIDFIVENKNVVFIDDVLYTGRSIRSALTAIQSFGRPKDIELLTLIDRRFSRHLPIQPNYKGRQVDAIDNQKVKVKWIENEGEDAVYLVDK, encoded by the coding sequence ATGAGTCAAAAAGTACTACTTAACTCTAAAGAAGTCAATATTACCCTTCACAGATTGGCTTGCCAACTCATTGAGAACCATGATGATTTTTCTGAAACTGTATTAATTGGCATTCAACCAAGAGGAAAGTTTTTAGCCGATCGTTTAGCACAAATCCTTACCGAAGAATATAACATTAAGGATATTCAATTGGGCCATTTGGACATCACGTTTTTTAGGGACGATTTTAGAAGAGGAGACAAACCCTTGGAAGCCAATACCACTATCATAGATTTTATAGTCGAAAACAAAAACGTTGTCTTTATAGATGATGTACTATACACAGGTCGAAGTATAAGGTCTGCATTAACGGCAATACAGTCTTTCGGTAGACCAAAAGATATAGAGTTGTTAACCTTAATCGATAGACGATTTAGTAGGCATTTGCCAATTCAACCGAACTATAAAGGACGTCAAGTCGATGCGATTGATAATCAGAAAGTAAAAGTGAAGTGGATTGAGAATGAGGGAGAGGATGCAGTTTATTTGGTGGATAAGTGA
- a CDS encoding ribonuclease Z: MKLTILGCHSATPRTNTNPTSQVLEIKNHMFLIDCGEGTQVELRRNKVKFSRIKHIFISHLHGDHYFGLIGLVNTFSLLTRETELHIYAPKGLKEVITLQMKLSASWTKYPLIFHELNAEVSELIYEDDKVEVHTIPLKHRIYTNGFLFKEKENERKLDINLVNEANIDVAYFRKLKQGFDVENEDGVLIANEKVTKDPIPAKSYAYCSDTVYNEAMIPLIKDATVLYHESTFLDKNEALCMSTKHSTAKHAATIAQKANVETLILGHYSTRYNGYDEFKTEAQTIFENVLLAKDGKSFEF, from the coding sequence ATGAAATTAACCATCCTAGGCTGCCACAGTGCAACACCACGCACCAACACCAATCCAACATCTCAGGTTTTAGAGATTAAGAACCACATGTTTTTGATTGATTGTGGTGAAGGTACACAGGTGGAGCTGAGACGGAATAAGGTTAAGTTTTCAAGGATAAAACATATTTTTATTTCGCATCTTCATGGCGATCATTATTTTGGTTTAATTGGTTTGGTCAATACGTTTAGTCTTTTGACCAGGGAAACGGAACTTCATATTTATGCACCAAAAGGTCTAAAGGAAGTGATAACGCTTCAAATGAAATTGTCTGCGAGTTGGACTAAATATCCCCTTATTTTTCATGAGTTAAATGCTGAAGTTTCAGAATTAATATATGAAGATGATAAAGTTGAAGTACATACGATTCCTTTAAAACATCGGATTTATACCAATGGATTTCTGTTTAAAGAGAAAGAAAATGAGCGGAAATTAGATATTAATTTGGTGAATGAAGCAAATATCGATGTGGCCTATTTCAGAAAACTAAAACAAGGGTTTGACGTAGAAAATGAGGATGGTGTTCTAATCGCCAACGAAAAAGTGACCAAAGATCCCATTCCTGCAAAAAGTTATGCCTATTGTAGCGATACGGTTTATAATGAAGCGATGATTCCTCTAATTAAAGATGCAACAGTTTTATATCACGAATCGACTTTTTTAGATAAAAACGAAGCACTTTGTATGTCCACAAAGCACAGTACAGCGAAACATGCAGCGACAATAGCTCAAAAGGCAAATGTGGAAACCTTGATACTTGGTCATTATTCGACGCGTTATAATGGTTATGACGAGTTTAAGACCGAAGCACAAACCATTTTTGAGAACGTGCTTTTGGCTAAGGATGGAAAATCATTTGAGTTTTAA
- the pdxH gene encoding pyridoxamine 5'-phosphate oxidase, with the protein MEKDLSNYRKSYEKGELLLDNVPENPIELFRNWFVEVDTHFDVDETNAMTVSTFGLDGYPKNRVVLLKKYTHEGFIFYTNYDSEKGKAIAENPNVCLSFFWHAAERQIIIKGKAEKVSENLSDGYFESRPRGSQLGAVVSNQSEVVKDRAELESKLKALESKFEGKEIERPKNWGGYIIKPVELEFWQGRPNRLHDRIRYQLQDDYNWKIERLAP; encoded by the coding sequence ATGGAAAAAGACTTAAGCAACTACAGAAAATCATACGAAAAAGGAGAATTGTTATTGGATAATGTTCCCGAAAACCCAATTGAGCTATTCAGAAATTGGTTTGTGGAGGTCGATACGCATTTTGATGTCGATGAAACTAACGCCATGACGGTTTCTACATTTGGTTTAGACGGCTATCCAAAGAATAGGGTAGTGCTGCTCAAAAAATATACACACGAAGGTTTTATATTCTACACCAACTACGATAGCGAAAAAGGAAAGGCTATTGCAGAAAATCCAAATGTCTGTTTATCATTTTTTTGGCATGCGGCAGAGCGCCAAATCATAATTAAAGGCAAAGCCGAAAAAGTATCGGAAAACCTGAGTGACGGTTACTTTGAATCGAGACCAAGAGGAAGCCAGTTAGGAGCAGTAGTTTCCAATCAAAGTGAAGTGGTGAAAGATAGAGCGGAATTAGAATCCAAACTAAAAGCATTAGAATCAAAATTTGAAGGCAAAGAAATAGAGCGACCAAAGAATTGGGGAGGTTATATTATAAAACCTGTAGAATTAGAATTCTGGCAAGGCAGACCCAATAGACTTCACGATAGAATCCGC
- a CDS encoding aspartate carbamoyltransferase catalytic subunit, which translates to MSELSVNHLLGIKYLTKQDIDLIFETADQFKEVINRPIKKVPSLRDITIANLFFENSTRTKLSFELAEKRLSADVINFSASQSSVKKGETLIDTVNNILSMKVDMVVMRHPNPGAGVFLSKHVNASIINAGDGAHEHPTQALLDSYSIREKLGTVKGKNVVIVGDILHSRVALSNIYALQLQGANVMVCGPKTLLPKYIKDLGVKVETNLKKALEWCDVANMLRVQNERMDISYFPSTREYTQQFGVNKELLDSLDKEIVIMHPGPINRGVEITSDVADSKQAIILNQVENGVAVRMAVIYLLASKIKQ; encoded by the coding sequence ATGAGCGAACTAAGTGTCAATCACTTACTGGGAATAAAATATCTGACCAAACAGGATATCGACCTTATTTTTGAAACTGCCGATCAGTTTAAGGAGGTCATCAATAGACCGATTAAAAAAGTACCATCGCTTCGGGATATTACGATCGCCAATTTGTTTTTTGAAAATTCCACGCGGACTAAGTTATCTTTCGAGCTTGCTGAAAAACGATTGTCGGCAGATGTCATAAATTTTTCGGCGTCGCAATCTTCAGTTAAAAAAGGAGAAACACTTATAGATACTGTAAACAACATACTTTCAATGAAAGTGGATATGGTGGTTATGCGTCATCCCAATCCTGGAGCAGGCGTGTTTTTATCCAAACATGTGAATGCAAGTATCATAAATGCTGGTGATGGTGCGCATGAGCACCCAACACAAGCCTTGTTGGATTCTTATTCCATCAGAGAGAAATTAGGAACCGTAAAAGGTAAAAATGTAGTCATTGTTGGCGATATTTTACACAGTAGAGTAGCGCTTTCAAACATTTATGCCTTACAATTACAAGGTGCCAATGTAATGGTTTGTGGACCAAAAACCTTACTGCCTAAGTACATTAAAGACTTAGGCGTAAAAGTAGAAACCAATTTAAAGAAGGCTCTAGAATGGTGTGATGTTGCCAATATGTTGAGAGTTCAGAACGAGCGCATGGATATTAGTTACTTCCCTTCAACACGAGAATATACACAGCAATTTGGAGTAAATAAAGAACTATTAGACAGCTTAGATAAAGAGATTGTAATTATGCATCCTGGACCAATAAACAGAGGTGTGGAAATTACAAGTGATGTAGCTGATTCTAAACAAGCCATTATCTTAAATCAAGTAGAAAATGGCGTTGCGGTTAGAATGGCAGTCATTTATCTATTAGCGTCTAAAATAAAACAATAA
- a CDS encoding ribonuclease Z, producing MIIDRDGNITIIAQEKASVKTLANNIEQAYDKYKNYHLIVRLSSLDKITLEDVIEFLRLSNNHRSAKKSFVVVSEKVDLDDMPDEIVVVPTIQEAYDIIEMEDMERDLGF from the coding sequence ATGATTATAGATAGAGACGGAAATATTACCATAATCGCCCAAGAAAAAGCCTCTGTAAAAACTTTGGCCAACAACATAGAGCAGGCTTACGATAAGTATAAAAACTATCATCTTATTGTGAGATTGTCGAGTTTAGACAAAATTACATTAGAAGATGTTATAGAATTTTTAAGATTGAGTAACAATCACCGCAGTGCTAAAAAAAGTTTTGTAGTGGTTTCTGAAAAAGTAGATTTAGACGACATGCCAGATGAAATTGTCGTTGTCCCAACCATTCAAGAGGCTTACGACATCATTGAAATGGAAGACATGGAACGCGATTTAGGATTTTAA
- the rpsA gene encoding 30S ribosomal protein S1: MSEKETNQADPEVSGEANEAVTAEAPQISEAQKNPEKFLEEFDWHNYEEGIEQVADTKLEEFEKLVSENFVDTLDDEVVEGTVITITDRDAIIDINAKSEGVISLNEFRYNPDLKVGDKVEVLIDVREDATGQLVLSHRKARVIKAWDRVNNAHDTGEIVNGFVKCRTKGGMIVDVFGIEAFLPGSQIDVKPIRDYDQYVNKTMEFKVVKINHEFKNIVVSHKALIEADIEEQKKEIIGQLEKGQVLEGIVKNITSYGVFIDLGGVDGLVHITDLSWSRINHPNEIVELDQKLNVVILDFDENKSRIQLGLKQLSKHPWEALGESVKVGDKVKGKVVVIADYGAFVEVEEGVEGLVHVSEMSWSTHLRSAQDFVNVGDEIDAVILTLDREDRKMSLGIKQLTPDPWTDITSKYPVGSKHTGIVRNFTNFGVFVELEEGIDGLIYISDLSWTKKIKHPSEFCNVGDNLDVVVLELDVEGRKLSLGHKQTEENPWDKYETEFALGTTHKAAITEMVDKGATIDFNEDITAFVPQRHLEKEDGSKLGKGEEAEFKIIEFNKEFKRVVASHTAVFREEEAKIVKQAVRKQEAQAAEAKPTLGDANDALQALKDKMDGKK; encoded by the coding sequence ATGTCTGAAAAAGAAACAAATCAAGCTGATCCCGAAGTTTCGGGAGAAGCAAACGAAGCTGTAACAGCTGAAGCACCTCAAATATCTGAGGCTCAAAAAAACCCAGAAAAATTCTTAGAAGAGTTCGATTGGCACAATTACGAAGAAGGAATTGAGCAAGTTGCGGACACTAAATTAGAAGAGTTCGAAAAATTAGTATCAGAAAATTTCGTTGACACTTTAGATGACGAAGTTGTGGAAGGTACTGTAATTACAATCACAGATCGTGATGCAATTATTGACATTAACGCTAAGTCTGAAGGTGTAATTTCTCTTAATGAGTTCCGTTACAACCCAGATCTTAAAGTTGGTGACAAAGTTGAAGTATTAATTGATGTGCGTGAAGATGCAACAGGACAATTAGTATTATCTCACAGAAAAGCGAGAGTAATTAAAGCATGGGATCGTGTAAACAATGCACATGATACTGGCGAAATCGTTAACGGTTTTGTAAAATGCAGAACTAAAGGTGGAATGATCGTAGATGTATTTGGTATAGAAGCATTCTTACCAGGTTCTCAAATCGATGTGAAACCTATTAGAGATTACGATCAGTACGTTAATAAAACTATGGAATTTAAAGTTGTGAAAATCAACCACGAATTCAAAAACATAGTAGTGTCTCATAAAGCGCTTATTGAAGCCGATATTGAAGAACAAAAGAAAGAAATCATTGGCCAGTTAGAAAAAGGACAAGTATTAGAAGGTATTGTGAAGAATATTACTTCTTATGGTGTGTTTATCGATCTTGGTGGTGTAGATGGTTTAGTTCATATTACAGATTTATCTTGGTCTCGTATCAACCATCCAAATGAGATTGTTGAATTGGATCAGAAATTAAATGTAGTAATCCTTGATTTTGATGAGAACAAATCAAGAATCCAATTAGGTCTTAAGCAATTATCTAAGCATCCATGGGAAGCTTTAGGTGAAAGTGTAAAAGTTGGAGATAAGGTAAAAGGTAAAGTAGTGGTTATTGCTGATTACGGTGCTTTTGTTGAAGTAGAAGAAGGTGTTGAAGGCTTAGTTCACGTTAGTGAAATGTCTTGGTCAACCCATTTACGTTCAGCACAAGATTTCGTAAACGTTGGTGATGAAATCGATGCTGTTATCTTAACTTTAGATAGAGAGGATAGAAAAATGTCTCTTGGTATTAAGCAATTAACGCCAGATCCATGGACAGACATTACTTCTAAATACCCAGTAGGTTCTAAGCACACAGGTATTGTACGTAACTTTACAAACTTTGGTGTTTTTGTTGAATTAGAAGAAGGTATCGACGGATTGATTTATATCTCAGATTTATCTTGGACTAAGAAAATTAAGCATCCATCTGAATTCTGTAACGTAGGTGATAACTTAGACGTTGTCGTATTAGAGTTAGATGTAGAAGGACGTAAATTATCTTTAGGTCACAAACAAACTGAGGAGAACCCTTGGGACAAGTACGAAACTGAATTTGCTTTAGGTACTACGCACAAGGCTGCCATTACAGAAATGGTAGATAAAGGCGCAACTATCGATTTTAATGAAGACATTACGGCATTTGTACCGCAACGTCATTTAGAGAAAGAAGATGGTTCTAAACTTGGTAAAGGTGAAGAAGCAGAATTCAAGATCATTGAATTTAACAAAGAATTCAAACGTGTTGTAGCATCCCATACAGCAGTATTTAGAGAAGAAGAAGCAAAAATCGTTAAGCAAGCTGTTAGAAAACAGGAAGCTCAAGCGGCTGAAGCTAAACCAACTTTAGGTGATGCCAATGATGCTTTACAGGCACTTAAGGATAAAATGGACGGGAAGAAGTAA